A genomic segment from Paenibacillus sp. FSL K6-1096 encodes:
- a CDS encoding sensor histidine kinase — protein sequence MLRYYLNMNLRYKITILIFLLITAVACTLGGYSYTISKRQIINKVSNSNQSVLKQIDSNLSRMQKTLADWVTVFSLAPVVQDTLRSNPSDSVKIENRFYNGPTASIMNQMLVTGSFDYLALYGSLPEPLFQVATDDSSGAYSLDKIKANHTYKQSVALNGASYWFPLTEENNVFIQSNRNDKLGMTRIIRDIVNGNRIGFVFVGINLETIRRTYLTNLYDKDHGILILNEHGEQLLSAGKETYSQEAVGYVMDQARAGIPAGNTIVNLQGKDTLLNYNINESGWITVYSVPLSSLTQELNSIKSAVLVMVLASLLLSIPLLMFFSSFLTAPIKTLLLSMRRFQNGQFEEKVEIKYWDEIGQLSRGYNNMVGNIKALVDNAYLLKLKEQEAELKALQSQINPHFLYNMLDTIFWEAEAAGQDKISEMVINLSRLFRLSLNQGKSFTSVAKEKELIELYLTLQKMRFQETLEYVIDIPAELHDYVILKLSLQPFIENALIHGIERKRGGGRVSISGQRSGDKLIFVIEDNGSGMSDETLQKILTMPDETDVYTARDVGGYAVQNVYARLKHFYKGDFALNYTSVPGEGTRVEIIVPVILNEVQD from the coding sequence GTGCTGCGCTACTACTTGAATATGAACCTGCGATACAAGATAACCATACTTATCTTCCTGCTGATTACCGCAGTGGCCTGCACGCTGGGCGGTTACTCCTATACGATCTCGAAGCGGCAGATCATCAATAAGGTGAGCAACTCCAACCAGAGTGTGCTGAAGCAGATTGACAGCAATCTGAGCCGGATGCAAAAGACTCTCGCAGACTGGGTGACCGTCTTCAGTCTGGCCCCGGTGGTCCAGGACACCCTGCGCAGCAACCCTTCGGATTCGGTGAAGATTGAGAACCGGTTCTATAACGGGCCCACCGCGTCTATCATGAACCAGATGCTGGTCACCGGAAGCTTCGATTATCTCGCCCTGTACGGCAGCCTGCCGGAGCCGCTGTTCCAGGTCGCTACAGATGACAGCAGCGGTGCGTATAGCTTGGACAAAATCAAGGCAAACCATACTTATAAACAGTCGGTTGCCTTGAACGGTGCCTCCTACTGGTTCCCCTTGACGGAAGAGAACAATGTTTTCATTCAGAGCAACCGCAATGACAAGCTTGGCATGACCCGGATTATCCGCGATATCGTGAACGGCAACCGCATCGGCTTCGTCTTCGTCGGCATCAATCTGGAGACGATACGCCGGACCTATCTGACGAATCTGTATGACAAGGATCACGGCATTCTCATCCTGAATGAACACGGCGAGCAGCTGCTGTCCGCCGGTAAGGAGACGTATAGTCAGGAAGCTGTCGGATACGTCATGGATCAGGCCCGGGCCGGTATTCCGGCCGGCAATACCATTGTCAATCTCCAGGGGAAGGACACGCTGCTGAATTACAATATCAACGAGAGCGGCTGGATTACGGTCTACAGTGTTCCGCTCAGCTCGCTGACGCAGGAGCTTAATTCCATTAAGTCGGCTGTGCTGGTGATGGTGCTGGCCAGCCTGTTGCTTAGTATACCCCTGCTGATGTTTTTTTCTTCATTCCTGACCGCTCCGATCAAGACCCTGCTTCTGTCGATGCGCCGCTTCCAGAACGGGCAGTTCGAGGAGAAGGTCGAGATCAAGTATTGGGACGAGATCGGCCAGTTAAGCCGGGGCTATAATAATATGGTCGGCAATATCAAAGCACTGGTGGACAATGCCTATTTATTGAAGCTGAAGGAGCAGGAAGCGGAGCTGAAGGCGCTGCAGTCCCAGATCAACCCGCATTTCCTCTATAACATGCTGGACACGATCTTCTGGGAGGCGGAGGCGGCCGGCCAGGACAAGATCAGCGAGATGGTAATCAACCTCTCCCGGCTGTTCCGCTTAAGCCTTAATCAGGGAAAAAGCTTCACCAGCGTGGCCAAGGAGAAAGAGCTGATCGAGCTGTATCTGACTTTGCAAAAGATGCGGTTCCAGGAGACGCTGGAGTATGTCATAGATATTCCTGCAGAGCTGCACGACTATGTCATTCTGAAGCTCAGCCTGCAGCCGTTCATCGAGAATGCGCTGATTCACGGGATTGAACGCAAGCGCGGAGGCGGGCGGGTGAGCATCAGCGGACAACGCAGCGGGGACAAGCTGATCTTCGTGATTGAGGATAACGGGAGCGGCATGAGCGACGAGACGCTGCAAAAGATTCTCACTATGCCAGACGAGACGGATGTGTACACGGCCCGGGATGTCGGCGGATATGCGGTGCAGAATGTGTACGCGCGGCTGAAGCATTTTTATAAGGGAGACTTCGCCCTGAATTATACCAGCGTTCCTGGTGAGGGAACCCGGGTGGAGATTATCGTCCCGGTGATATTGAATGAGGTGCAGGATTAA
- a CDS encoding response regulator, producing the protein MMIVDDEERARVGIRTLIDWQAHGINIIAEARDGLEALEFLGKRDVDIMLTDIRMPQMDGLELISIVSREYPQIKSVIMSGYDDFAYAQQAIRSGVSNYLLKPSRRQEILDTVLAITEQIQSEKLELSTLEHLRQGFRESLPLLKEKTLSQLILAENPSYPRLLANLKMNNLVFPYLLYGIILLRIDNFQQLHQKYQHEDTELLKYGLKNICEESLPAEVLCIAFEHQDDIVLILNMDELPGQEELSGYIRIIQENIASFLRFTVSAGIGSIDKSIEHLRQSFQEASQALNTTNYSGIAKIVEYSGEFDADSSQSSYPLQEEQEVLKAVRGGSSEEIAAKLTQFNLALQPETVSRDQVIKSSFALFFALYKLCIENNVNVNKVFGQNLTELIHVLSRSSLDNLFQSLLETAQRVSEHLTSKKNSNKLLEAAKSYIGEHFMKDINREIVAREIYITPGYLSLLFKQQLKISFIDYLHKVRIEHACQLFKDPGMRIEDIALQSGYNDTKYFYQVFKKYKGVTPNQFRSNTE; encoded by the coding sequence ATGATGATTGTGGATGATGAGGAGCGGGCCCGGGTCGGTATCCGCACCCTGATTGACTGGCAGGCGCACGGGATCAATATCATTGCCGAAGCCAGAGACGGTCTGGAGGCACTGGAGTTTCTGGGTAAACGGGATGTTGATATTATGCTGACCGATATCCGGATGCCGCAGATGGACGGCCTGGAGTTAATCTCCATCGTCTCCCGGGAGTATCCCCAGATCAAGTCGGTAATTATGAGCGGCTACGATGATTTCGCCTACGCCCAGCAGGCCATCCGGTCGGGGGTCAGCAATTATCTGCTGAAGCCGAGCCGCAGACAGGAGATTCTCGATACGGTATTGGCCATCACGGAGCAGATACAATCGGAGAAGCTGGAGCTTAGCACTCTGGAGCATCTGCGCCAGGGCTTCCGCGAGAGCCTGCCCCTGCTGAAGGAGAAGACCTTAAGCCAGCTCATTCTGGCGGAGAACCCCTCTTATCCGCGCCTCTTGGCTAATCTGAAGATGAACAATCTGGTTTTCCCTTATCTGCTGTACGGCATCATTCTGCTGCGGATTGACAACTTTCAGCAGCTTCACCAGAAATATCAGCATGAGGATACGGAGCTGCTGAAGTACGGGCTGAAGAATATTTGCGAGGAATCGCTGCCGGCGGAGGTATTGTGCATTGCCTTCGAGCATCAGGATGATATTGTGCTGATTCTGAATATGGACGAGTTGCCCGGTCAGGAGGAATTAAGCGGGTATATCCGGATTATTCAGGAGAATATCGCCAGCTTCCTGAGGTTCACCGTATCCGCCGGGATCGGCAGCATCGACAAGAGTATTGAGCATCTGCGCCAGTCGTTCCAGGAGGCCTCCCAGGCCCTGAATACCACCAACTACAGCGGCATCGCTAAAATCGTGGAGTACAGCGGCGAATTCGACGCCGATTCCTCCCAGTCCTCCTATCCTCTTCAGGAGGAGCAGGAGGTGCTGAAGGCTGTACGCGGGGGATCTTCCGAGGAGATTGCCGCGAAGCTGACGCAGTTCAACCTGGCTCTGCAGCCCGAGACGGTGTCCAGAGACCAGGTGATCAAGTCCAGCTTCGCCCTGTTCTTCGCGCTCTATAAATTATGTATCGAGAACAACGTCAACGTGAACAAGGTGTTCGGGCAGAATCTGACCGAGCTGATCCATGTCCTGTCCCGCTCCAGCCTGGATAATCTGTTCCAGTCGCTGCTGGAGACGGCCCAGCGGGTCAGCGAGCATCTGACCTCTAAGAAGAACAGCAACAAGCTGCTGGAGGCGGCCAAGAGCTACATCGGCGAGCACTTCATGAAGGATATCAACCGCGAGATTGTCGCCAGGGAAATCTATATCACTCCCGGTTACCTAAGCCTGTTGTTCAAGCAGCAGCTTAAGATCAGCTTCATCGACTACCTGCACAAGGTCCGCATTGAGCACGCCTGCCAGCTGTTCAAGGACCCCGGAATGCGGATCGAGGATATCGCCCTGCAATCCGGGTACAATGACACGAAATACTTCTACCAGGTGTTCAAAAAGTATAAAGGCGTCACGCCCAACCAGTTCCGCAGCAATACGGAGTAA